Proteins found in one Fusobacterium sp. DD2 genomic segment:
- a CDS encoding cobalt-precorrin-6A reductase gives MIWVIGGTKDSREFLEKIIKTTQNIVVTTATEYGGKLLENLPVKVVCKKLTLEMMEEFIMENGVDTVIDLSHPYAAEVSTNALKASQNKKIKYYRFEREEVSFLPKKYRKFETIDELVSDLETLDGNILITLGSNNIPHFSNIKNLGNCYFRILPKWDMVKRCEDNGILPKNIIAMQGPFTKEMNIAMIDQYDIKYLVTKQAGATGGEKEKIEAAEEKNVEVIYLTRPQIIYPNHYSDIDELVNVISKEIK, from the coding sequence ATGATCTGGGTCATAGGCGGAACTAAGGATTCAAGAGAGTTTTTAGAAAAAATAATAAAAACTACTCAGAATATTGTTGTAACAACTGCCACAGAGTATGGAGGAAAGTTACTGGAAAATCTGCCAGTTAAGGTAGTTTGTAAAAAGCTTACTCTTGAAATGATGGAAGAGTTTATTATGGAAAACGGTGTTGATACAGTTATAGACTTAAGTCATCCTTATGCAGCAGAGGTTTCTACCAATGCATTAAAAGCATCTCAGAATAAAAAAATAAAGTATTACAGGTTTGAAAGAGAAGAGGTTTCTTTTCTCCCTAAAAAGTATAGAAAATTTGAAACAATTGATGAATTGGTTTCTGATTTGGAAACTTTAGACGGTAATATTTTAATTACACTTGGAAGTAATAATATTCCACATTTTTCAAATATCAAGAACTTAGGTAACTGTTATTTTAGAATTTTACCTAAGTGGGATATGGTAAAAAGATGTGAGGATAATGGGATTCTGCCGAAAAATATTATAGCTATGCAAGGACCATTTACAAAAGAGATGAATATCGCAATGATTGATCAGTATGATATTAAATATCTAGTCACTAAACAGGCTGGAGCTACAGGAGGAGAAAAGGAGAAGATAGAAGCTGCTGAAGAAAAAAATGTAGAAGTTATCTATCTTACAAGACCTCAAATAATATATCCAAATCATTATAGTGATATTGATGAACTTGTAAATGTAATATCTAAAGAAATAAAATAG
- the cobJ gene encoding precorrin-3B C(17)-methyltransferase — protein sequence MNKGKIYVVGIGPGNMQDMSIRCYNTLKNVDVIAGYITYIDLVKDEFKDKEFYVSGMKKEIDRCEKVLELAKEGKTVALISSGDAGIYGMAGIMIEVALGSGIDVEVIPGITSSVAGASLVGAPLMHDQAIISLSDLLTDWDVITKRIDRASDADFVISLYNPKSKGRTEQIVEAREIMLRHKDPKTPVALLRHVGREDQNYTLTNLDEMLNHEIDMFTVVIVGNSKTYIKNGKMITPRGYKL from the coding sequence ATGAATAAAGGAAAAATATATGTAGTAGGTATAGGACCTGGAAATATGCAGGATATGAGTATCAGATGTTATAATACATTAAAAAATGTTGATGTAATAGCTGGATACATCACTTATATTGACTTAGTTAAAGATGAATTTAAAGATAAAGAGTTCTATGTATCAGGAATGAAAAAAGAGATAGATAGATGTGAAAAAGTATTAGAGCTTGCTAAAGAGGGAAAAACAGTTGCATTGATCAGCAGTGGAGATGCTGGAATATATGGAATGGCAGGAATAATGATAGAAGTTGCACTAGGAAGTGGAATAGATGTTGAAGTTATCCCTGGTATTACATCTTCAGTAGCTGGAGCATCATTAGTAGGAGCACCTTTAATGCATGACCAGGCTATAATAAGCTTAAGTGACCTGTTAACTGACTGGGATGTTATAACTAAGAGAATAGATAGAGCAAGTGATGCAGACTTTGTTATCTCTCTATACAATCCAAAAAGTAAAGGTAGAACTGAACAAATAGTTGAAGCAAGAGAAATTATGTTAAGACATAAAGATCCTAAGACACCTGTGGCTTTATTAAGACACGTTGGAAGAGAAGATCAAAACTATACCCTAACTAACCTTGATGAAATGTTAAATCACGAAATAGATATGTTTACAGTGGTTATAGTAGGTAACTCAAAAACATATATTAAAAATGGAAAGATGATAACACCTAGAGGATATAAGTTATGA
- the cbiG gene encoding cobalt-precorrin 5A hydrolase — MKIAIWSVTRGAGRVAYRLGSEISADIYTLKKFEINNTLQIDNFTDELGKQFNRYDAHIFIMATGIVIRKIAPLIKSKDVDPAVVVIDEQERFVISLLSGHLGGANELASDLAQQFSLLPIITTSSDITGKIAIDTLSQKMNCEMENLEKAKNITSLIVDNKKVDILLPKNVTFGENGNSEGVVITSNKENIEIMRLYPKNLILGIGCRRGTLKEDILKAVDTLMKKYNLSYKSIRKIATVDVKADEIGLIDAAKELGHEPIIIDRSKILTVESNFKGSEFVKKQIGVTCVSEPCAYLASNKNGKFIEQKFIYNGITISIYEEKFENE, encoded by the coding sequence ATGAAAATAGCTATATGGAGTGTTACACGGGGAGCTGGGAGAGTAGCTTATAGATTAGGAAGTGAAATTTCAGCAGATATATATACACTTAAGAAATTTGAAATTAATAATACTTTACAGATAGATAACTTTACAGATGAATTGGGAAAACAGTTTAATAGATATGATGCACATATATTTATTATGGCAACAGGGATTGTAATTAGAAAGATTGCACCTTTAATCAAAAGTAAAGATGTGGATCCAGCTGTTGTAGTTATAGATGAACAGGAGAGATTTGTAATATCTCTTCTCTCTGGTCATCTAGGTGGAGCAAATGAATTGGCATCAGATTTAGCTCAGCAGTTTTCACTTTTACCAATAATTACAACAAGTTCTGATATAACTGGAAAGATAGCTATTGATACTCTATCTCAGAAAATGAACTGTGAAATGGAGAATTTGGAAAAAGCTAAGAATATCACATCTTTAATAGTTGATAATAAAAAAGTAGATATACTGCTTCCTAAAAATGTTACATTTGGAGAAAATGGCAATAGTGAGGGAGTTGTAATAACATCTAATAAAGAGAATATAGAAATAATGAGATTATATCCTAAAAATCTTATTTTAGGTATTGGATGTCGTAGAGGTACTTTAAAAGAGGATATCTTAAAAGCTGTAGATACACTTATGAAAAAATATAATCTCTCATATAAGAGTATACGTAAAATTGCAACAGTAGATGTTAAAGCTGATGAAATTGGCTTAATAGATGCAGCTAAAGAATTAGGACATGAACCTATTATAATAGATAGAAGTAAAATACTAACAGTAGAGAGTAATTTTAAAGGATCTGAATTTGTAAAAAAACAGATTGGTGTAACTTGTGTATCTGAACCATGTGCTTATTTAGCATCAAATAAAAATGGTAAATTTATAGAGCAAAAGTTTATTTATAATGGAATAACAATATCAATTTATGAGGAGAAGTTTGAAAATGAATAA
- the cobM gene encoding precorrin-4 C(11)-methyltransferase, whose amino-acid sequence MEKVFFIGAGPGDPELITIKGQRIVKEADIIIYAGSLVPRQVIDCHKEGAEIYNSASMTLEEVMDVTIKGIRAGKKVARVHTGDPAIFGAHREQMDILDENGIEYEVIPGVSSFLASAAAVKKEFTLPSVSQTVICTRLEGRTPVPENESLESLAKHRASMAIFLSVHMIGDVVKRLGTSYPMTTPIAVVQRATWEDQKIVIGTLETIEQKVKEAGITKTAQILVGDFLGDKYEKSKLYDKTFTHEFRKGIK is encoded by the coding sequence ATGGAAAAAGTTTTCTTTATAGGAGCAGGACCTGGGGATCCAGAATTAATAACAATAAAAGGACAAAGAATAGTTAAAGAAGCTGACATTATTATATATGCAGGTTCATTAGTTCCTAGACAAGTTATCGACTGTCACAAAGAGGGAGCAGAAATATATAACTCAGCATCTATGACTCTTGAAGAGGTAATGGATGTAACAATAAAAGGAATCAGAGCAGGGAAGAAAGTAGCTAGAGTTCATACAGGAGACCCAGCTATATTTGGTGCTCATAGAGAACAAATGGATATCCTGGATGAAAATGGAATAGAATATGAAGTAATTCCAGGAGTAAGCTCATTTTTAGCATCTGCTGCAGCTGTAAAAAAAGAATTTACACTTCCATCAGTATCACAAACTGTTATTTGTACTAGACTAGAAGGAAGAACTCCAGTTCCAGAAAATGAATCATTAGAAAGCCTTGCTAAACACAGAGCATCAATGGCTATATTTTTATCAGTTCATATGATAGGAGATGTTGTAAAAAGACTTGGAACATCTTATCCTATGACTACTCCAATTGCTGTTGTACAAAGAGCTACATGGGAAGACCAAAAAATAGTTATTGGTACTCTAGAAACAATTGAACAAAAAGTAAAAGAAGCTGGAATAACTAAAACTGCTCAAATTCTTGTTGGAGATTTTTTAGGAGATAAATACGAAAAATCTAAATTATATGATAAAACATTTACTCATGAGTTTAGAAAAGGAATAAAATAA
- the cobI gene encoding precorrin-2 C(20)-methyltransferase, producing MSNKFYGIGVGVGDPEQLTVKAINILKKLDVVIVPEAKKDEGSTAYEISKEYLKPGVDLVFMEFPMLKNPLDRVEGRKANTRVVEKLLDEGKNVGFLTIGDSMTYSTYVYILENLQDKYKKQVETVPGISSFADMSSRFNFPIVMGDESLKIVSINENTDIEKELNDTDNIVFMKVSRNFDKLKEALAKTGNMNNVIMVSNSGKDTEKVFYDISNLTKEDIPYFTTMIFKKGGFEEWKKFSL from the coding sequence ATGAGTAACAAATTTTATGGAATAGGAGTAGGGGTAGGAGACCCTGAACAATTAACAGTAAAGGCAATTAATATTTTAAAGAAACTAGATGTAGTAATCGTTCCAGAAGCTAAAAAAGATGAAGGAAGTACTGCTTATGAAATTTCAAAAGAGTATTTAAAACCAGGTGTAGACTTAGTATTCATGGAATTCCCAATGCTAAAGAACCCATTAGATAGAGTAGAAGGAAGAAAAGCTAATACAAGAGTTGTAGAAAAATTATTAGATGAAGGAAAAAATGTTGGATTCTTAACTATTGGAGATTCAATGACATACAGTACATATGTATATATCCTTGAAAATCTTCAAGACAAATATAAAAAACAAGTTGAAACAGTTCCTGGTATATCTTCATTTGCAGATATGTCTTCAAGATTTAACTTCCCAATCGTTATGGGAGACGAGTCACTTAAAATAGTTTCTATAAATGAAAATACAGATATAGAAAAAGAATTAAATGACACAGATAACATCGTATTTATGAAAGTCAGCAGAAACTTTGATAAATTAAAAGAAGCATTAGCAAAAACTGGAAATATGAACAATGTAATAATGGTATCTAACAGTGGTAAAGATACAGAAAAAGTATTCTATGATATTTCAAATTTAACTAAGGAAGATATCCCATATTTCACAACTATGATATTTAAAAAAGGAGGATTCGAAGAATGGAAAAAGTTTTCTTTATAG
- the cbiT gene encoding precorrin-6Y C5,15-methyltransferase (decarboxylating) subunit CbiT, giving the protein MHIYDKDFVQRELPMTKQEIRAITVAKLQLRPDSVLVDVGAGTGTIGIEAATYIPNGKVIGIEKEEKGLNIIKENVAKIGVTNYELIHGRAPEDIPDIAYDRMFIGGSTGSMKEIVKHFMEHAKDNSRLVINTITLESLNESMEILKSFAFADIEVVNVMVSRGKKVGKYTMMYGENPIYIITAIKQGGNK; this is encoded by the coding sequence ATGCATATATATGATAAAGATTTTGTACAAAGAGAATTACCTATGACAAAACAGGAGATAAGAGCTATAACTGTAGCAAAACTTCAGTTAAGACCAGATTCAGTTTTAGTAGATGTTGGAGCAGGAACTGGTACAATTGGAATAGAAGCTGCAACATATATTCCAAATGGTAAAGTTATAGGTATTGAAAAAGAGGAAAAAGGATTAAATATTATAAAGGAAAATGTGGCTAAAATTGGAGTTACAAACTATGAACTTATCCATGGTAGAGCACCTGAAGATATACCTGATATAGCTTATGACAGAATGTTTATAGGTGGGTCTACTGGAAGCATGAAAGAGATAGTTAAACACTTTATGGAACATGCAAAGGATAACAGCAGACTTGTTATAAATACTATAACATTAGAGAGTCTAAATGAGAGCATGGAAATACTTAAATCTTTTGCTTTTGCAGATATTGAAGTAGTAAATGTGATGGTTTCACGAGGAAAAAAAGTAGGAAAATACACTATGATGTATGGTGAAAATCCGATTTATATAATAACAGCAATTAAACAAGGAGGAAATAAATAA
- the cbiE gene encoding precorrin-6y C5,15-methyltransferase (decarboxylating) subunit CbiE — protein MEKISVVGLGPGNIDYITKKGIDNIGSCDIAIGGKRQLSEISFLLKEDCEKYTLGKLVEVIDFIKGHRDKKITVIVSGDTGYYSLLPFLRKYFKREELDVIPGISSFQYLFSKLGEAWHNYRLISVHGREMDYIKEIESNPGIVLLTDDKNTPYTIARDIYENGFRDMEVIVGERLSYEDEKISVVNIENYQELDREFKMNITVIRKK, from the coding sequence CTGGAAAAAATTAGTGTAGTAGGGCTTGGACCTGGAAATATAGATTATATAACAAAAAAGGGAATAGATAATATTGGAAGTTGTGATATTGCCATTGGTGGTAAAAGACAGCTAAGTGAGATATCATTCCTATTAAAAGAAGATTGTGAAAAATATACTTTAGGAAAACTTGTAGAAGTAATAGACTTTATTAAAGGTCACAGAGATAAGAAAATTACAGTTATTGTTTCTGGAGATACGGGATATTACAGTCTTCTTCCTTTTCTCCGTAAATATTTTAAGAGAGAGGAACTTGATGTAATTCCTGGAATTTCATCTTTTCAATATCTTTTCTCAAAACTAGGAGAAGCCTGGCACAATTATCGTTTGATAAGTGTCCATGGAAGAGAGATGGATTATATAAAAGAGATAGAAAGTAATCCAGGTATTGTATTATTAACTGATGATAAAAATACACCATATACAATAGCAAGAGATATTTATGAAAATGGTTTTAGAGATATGGAGGTTATTGTAGGAGAAAGACTTTCTTATGAGGATGAAAAAATCAGTGTAGTGAATATAGAAAATTATCAGGAACTTGATAGAGAGTTTAAGATGAATATTACAGTAATAAGAAAAAAATAG
- the cbiD gene encoding cobalt-precorrin-5B (C(1))-methyltransferase CbiD: MAQELRSGYTTGSCAAVGVKAGFQALLHNNFCEEIEFTTLNGIKLNVPVYRLRVRKNMVSCAIKKFAGDDPDVTNGISICTQIKLVDKLPEIKKGHYYDNFVIVGGRGVGTVTKNGLQVQVGKSAINPGPQKMISEIAQEELKNTDKKAIITVYVPEGIEKSKKTFNPKLGILRGISILGSTGIVKPMSEDALKDSMFVELKVLRMARDRDWVIFTFGNYSKEYCKNLGLDLEQTIVISNYAGFMIDSAVKLGFKKILFLGHIGKAIKIAGGIFNTHSRVADARVEIMAANAFICGEKDETIHKILKSNTVEEACEFIENKEFFTLIANKVKKRVEEYSREELECEVLLFSFKGATLGYTKDFYKLAGELAGKN; encoded by the coding sequence ATGGCTCAGGAATTAAGAAGCGGCTATACCACAGGAAGCTGTGCAGCTGTAGGGGTAAAGGCAGGGTTTCAGGCCTTACTCCACAATAATTTTTGTGAGGAAATTGAATTTACAACTTTAAATGGAATTAAATTAAATGTTCCAGTATATAGATTAAGAGTTAGAAAAAATATGGTTTCATGTGCTATTAAAAAATTTGCAGGAGACGACCCAGATGTAACTAATGGGATTAGCATCTGTACTCAGATAAAACTTGTAGATAAATTACCTGAGATTAAAAAAGGTCACTATTATGATAACTTTGTTATTGTTGGTGGCCGTGGTGTTGGAACTGTAACTAAAAATGGATTGCAGGTTCAGGTAGGTAAATCAGCAATTAACCCAGGACCTCAGAAGATGATCAGTGAAATTGCACAGGAAGAACTAAAAAATACAGATAAAAAAGCTATAATAACAGTTTACGTTCCTGAAGGAATTGAAAAATCTAAAAAGACTTTTAACCCAAAACTTGGTATACTGAGAGGTATTTCTATCTTAGGTTCTACTGGAATAGTAAAGCCAATGAGTGAAGATGCTCTTAAAGATTCCATGTTTGTTGAATTAAAAGTACTTAGAATGGCAAGAGATAGAGACTGGGTAATATTTACTTTTGGAAACTATAGTAAAGAATATTGTAAAAACCTTGGACTGGATCTGGAGCAGACAATTGTTATAAGTAACTATGCTGGATTTATGATAGATTCTGCTGTCAAATTAGGTTTTAAAAAGATACTTTTCTTAGGACATATAGGAAAAGCAATAAAAATAGCTGGTGGAATATTTAATACACACAGTAGAGTTGCTGATGCAAGAGTAGAAATAATGGCAGCTAATGCTTTTATCTGTGGAGAAAAAGATGAAACAATTCATAAAATATTAAAATCCAATACAGTTGAAGAAGCATGTGAATTTATTGAAAATAAAGAGTTTTTCACTCTCATTGCTAATAAAGTTAAAAAGAGAGTGGAAGAGTACTCAAGGGAAGAACTTGAGTGTGAAGTTTTACTATTTTCATTTAAAGGAGCAACTTTGGGATATACTAAGGATTTTTATAAATTGGCAGGTGAGTTAGCTGGAAAAAATTAG
- a CDS encoding precorrin-8X methylmutase, with the protein MKDYIKVPQDIEKRSFEIIGEELGEKVNNFDEKTLPIVKRVIHTTADFEYADLIEFRNNAIESAMEALKGGCKIYCDTNMIVNGLSKMVLGKFDCKAYCLVSDPEVIKEAKSRGVTRSIVGMEKAGKDPETKIFLIGNAPTALYKLKEMIEKNEIEKPMLVVGVPVGFVGAAESKEVFKGLDVPYITINGRKGGSTVAVSILHGILYQMYKREGF; encoded by the coding sequence ATGAAAGATTATATAAAAGTACCTCAGGATATAGAAAAAAGAAGTTTTGAAATTATAGGTGAAGAGTTAGGAGAAAAGGTAAACAATTTTGATGAGAAAACTCTTCCAATAGTAAAAAGAGTAATTCACACAACTGCAGACTTTGAATATGCAGATTTAATTGAATTTAGAAACAATGCAATAGAAAGTGCAATGGAAGCATTAAAAGGTGGATGTAAAATTTACTGTGATACAAATATGATAGTAAATGGATTAAGCAAAATGGTATTAGGTAAATTTGACTGTAAAGCATATTGCTTAGTATCAGATCCAGAAGTTATAAAAGAGGCTAAATCAAGAGGAGTAACAAGATCAATAGTTGGAATGGAAAAAGCAGGAAAAGATCCTGAAACCAAGATATTCTTAATAGGAAATGCTCCAACAGCTCTTTATAAATTAAAAGAGATGATAGAGAAAAATGAAATTGAAAAACCAATGTTAGTAGTAGGAGTTCCTGTAGGATTTGTAGGAGCTGCTGAATCTAAAGAGGTTTTCAAAGGATTGGATGTTCCATATATTACAATAAATGGAAGAAAAGGAGGAAGTACTGTAGCAGTATCAATTCTTCATGGAATTTTATACCAAATGTATAAAAGAGAGGGATTCTAA
- a CDS encoding cobyrinate a,c-diamide synthase, whose amino-acid sequence MKAFMIAGVSSGIGKTTVSMGLMSLFENVSPFKVGPDYIDPGFHQFVTGNKSYNLDLFMMGEDGVKYTFQKHHKNLSIVEGVMGLYDGLDHSLDNNSSAHISRVLNLPVILIVDGGGKSTSIAAQVLGYKMLDPRVNLAGVIINRVTEKMYEHYREAIEKYTGLKCLGYVPKDDTLALSSRHLGLLQATEISDLKDKITKLKETLEKTIDKEAILKIAQIDDKEKEPCPYADLKNKYKGLKLGLAKDSAFSFYYNDNIEMLEYMGIEITPFSPIKDKDIPEVDILYFGGGYPEIYSNELQRNKSLINSIIKFYQNDGVIFGECGGFMYLSQGFKNINGNLEKMCGIIKCTEEMRNRLDISRFGYINIIKDKKIVGKGHEFHYSKINTVDDDTREYDIEKPNGKKWKCIFREKNVYGGYPHLHFFKSIDFLTEILNKAKEVK is encoded by the coding sequence ATGAAAGCCTTTATGATTGCAGGAGTAAGCAGTGGAATAGGAAAGACAACAGTTTCTATGGGACTTATGTCATTATTTGAAAATGTATCTCCATTTAAAGTTGGTCCTGATTATATTGATCCAGGTTTTCATCAGTTTGTAACTGGTAATAAAAGTTATAACTTAGATTTATTTATGATGGGAGAAGATGGAGTAAAATACACTTTTCAAAAACATCATAAAAATCTATCAATAGTTGAAGGTGTTATGGGACTATATGATGGCCTTGATCATTCACTTGATAATAATAGCTCTGCACATATATCAAGAGTACTTAACCTTCCAGTTATTTTAATAGTAGACGGTGGAGGAAAAAGTACAAGTATTGCAGCTCAGGTTTTAGGTTATAAGATGCTTGATCCTAGAGTAAATTTAGCAGGTGTTATTATAAATAGAGTTACTGAGAAAATGTATGAACACTACAGAGAGGCTATTGAAAAATATACAGGACTGAAATGTTTAGGATATGTACCAAAGGATGATACTTTAGCACTATCTAGTAGACATCTTGGATTACTTCAGGCAACTGAGATAAGTGATCTAAAAGATAAAATTACAAAGTTAAAAGAGACATTGGAAAAAACTATAGATAAAGAGGCAATACTTAAGATTGCTCAAATAGATGATAAAGAGAAAGAGCCTTGTCCATATGCAGATTTAAAGAATAAATATAAAGGATTGAAACTTGGTCTTGCTAAAGATAGTGCATTTAGTTTTTATTACAATGATAATATAGAGATGCTTGAATATATGGGAATAGAGATAACTCCATTTTCTCCAATAAAAGATAAAGATATTCCAGAAGTAGATATTCTATATTTTGGTGGAGGATACCCTGAAATATATTCAAATGAGCTCCAAAGAAATAAAAGTCTGATAAATTCAATTATAAAATTTTATCAAAATGATGGTGTTATTTTTGGTGAGTGCGGTGGTTTCATGTACCTTAGCCAAGGATTTAAAAACATCAATGGTAATCTAGAAAAAATGTGCGGAATAATAAAATGTACAGAAGAGATGAGAAATAGATTAGATATATCAAGATTTGGTTATATCAACATAATTAAGGATAAAAAGATAGTTGGAAAAGGTCACGAATTCCACTATTCAAAAATAAATACAGTAGATGACGATACAAGAGAATATGATATTGAAAAACCAAATGGTAAAAAATGGAAATGTATATTTAGAGAGAAGAATGTTTATGGAGGATATCCACATCTGCATTTCTTCAAAAGCATTGATTTTTTAACAGAGATTTTAAATAAAGCAAAGGAAGTGAAATAA
- the cobD gene encoding threonine-phosphate decarboxylase CobD produces the protein MDLHGGNIYRLAREGKKEILDYSSNINPLGVPEKFKEAVINNFDNLERYPDPEYIALRESIAQYNGLDLKNTVVGNGATEILFLYTQALKPKKALIVAPAFAEYKRALDSIGCEVLYYRLSHEKNFTFNLEDFLKNIPQCDLVIICNPNNPTGIFIPLEDIKKINNVLKAKKIKLFIDEAFIEFIKGWEEFTAANLKDKNIFIMRALTKFFAVPGVRLGYGIYFDETIEEKLNMKKEPWSVNSFAEIAGRVMLKDSEYIEQTEEWIDKEKKWFYEECCKIKNIKAYKTNTNFMLIKLLKSTAIEVKEKMLEKGILVRDASNFEGLNEHFIRLAIKNRENNIRVLNTLKEVVE, from the coding sequence ATGGATTTACATGGAGGAAATATTTATAGACTTGCCAGAGAGGGAAAAAAAGAGATATTGGACTACAGCTCTAATATAAATCCTTTAGGAGTACCTGAAAAATTTAAAGAGGCAGTTATAAATAACTTTGACAACTTAGAGAGATACCCAGATCCAGAATATATCGCTTTAAGAGAAAGTATTGCACAGTACAATGGATTGGATCTTAAAAATACAGTAGTAGGTAATGGAGCAACAGAGATTCTATTTTTATATACGCAGGCACTGAAACCTAAAAAAGCATTAATCGTTGCACCTGCATTTGCAGAATACAAAAGAGCTTTGGATTCAATAGGGTGTGAAGTTTTATATTATAGATTATCACATGAAAAGAACTTTACATTTAACTTAGAGGATTTCTTAAAAAACATACCACAATGTGATCTGGTTATAATATGTAACCCGAACAATCCAACTGGAATATTTATTCCATTGGAGGATATAAAAAAGATAAACAATGTGTTAAAAGCAAAGAAAATAAAACTTTTTATAGATGAGGCATTTATAGAGTTTATCAAAGGATGGGAAGAGTTTACAGCGGCAAATCTTAAGGATAAAAATATCTTTATCATGAGGGCTCTAACTAAATTCTTTGCAGTGCCAGGAGTAAGACTTGGTTATGGTATCTATTTTGATGAAACTATAGAAGAGAAATTAAACATGAAAAAGGAACCATGGAGTGTCAATTCATTTGCAGAGATTGCAGGAAGAGTTATGCTTAAAGATAGTGAATATATAGAGCAGACAGAAGAGTGGATAGATAAAGAGAAAAAATGGTTCTATGAAGAGTGTTGTAAGATAAAGAATATAAAAGCTTACAAAACAAATACAAACTTTATGCTTATAAAGCTGTTGAAAAGTACAGCTATTGAAGTTAAGGAAAAAATGCTTGAAAAAGGAATTCTTGTTAGAGATGCTTCAAACTTTGAAGGATTAAACGAGCATTTTATAAGACTTGCAATAAAAAATAGAGAGAATAATATAAGAGTACTTAATACTCTCAAAGAGGTGGTAGAATGA
- the cbiB gene encoding adenosylcobinamide-phosphate synthase CbiB, with amino-acid sequence MDFLFKYSIAYVLDLLLGDPHWFPHPVRFIGKLITGLEKLLYRFSCKKFTGGVLAILTIGITFVVSYYLAKISPILEIFFLYTTLATKSLADEGFRVCKVLVDGDMEKAKKELSYLVSRDTGNMDVVQITRSILETISENSVDGVISPMFYAFIGSMFSVGGVSLALPFAMGYKAINTLDSMVGYKNEKYMDFGTVSAKIDDVANFIPARLAGGIFIPISAFLLHYNYKGAWKIFFRDRLNHSSPNSGNSEAAFAGALGVQFGGKTSYFGVIHDKPTIGDKLKHFGIPDVKKGIRLLYVTSWVGMAFFIFTSRVVMYFI; translated from the coding sequence GTGGATTTTTTATTTAAGTATAGCATAGCTTATGTTTTGGATTTACTGTTAGGAGATCCTCATTGGTTTCCTCATCCAGTTAGATTTATTGGAAAACTTATAACTGGGCTTGAAAAACTTCTATATAGATTTAGTTGTAAGAAGTTTACGGGAGGAGTTCTTGCAATACTTACTATTGGAATAACATTTGTTGTTTCATATTATCTAGCTAAAATATCTCCTATATTAGAAATATTCTTTTTATATACTACCCTTGCTACTAAGAGTTTAGCAGATGAAGGATTTAGAGTATGTAAGGTTCTTGTTGATGGAGATATGGAAAAAGCAAAAAAAGAGCTTTCATATTTAGTGAGTAGAGATACAGGAAATATGGATGTAGTACAGATTACAAGAAGTATTCTAGAAACAATTAGTGAAAACAGTGTAGATGGAGTTATATCTCCAATGTTTTATGCTTTTATAGGAAGCATGTTTTCTGTTGGTGGAGTATCACTTGCTCTTCCATTTGCAATGGGATATAAAGCTATAAATACACTTGATTCAATGGTTGGATATAAAAATGAAAAATATATGGATTTTGGAACTGTATCAGCTAAAATTGATGATGTTGCAAACTTTATACCTGCAAGACTTGCAGGTGGAATATTTATTCCTATATCAGCATTTTTATTACATTACAACTATAAAGGTGCATGGAAGATATTCTTCAGAGATAGATTAAATCATTCAAGTCCAAACTCTGGTAACTCTGAAGCTGCTTTTGCAGGAGCATTAGGAGTACAGTTTGGTGGAAAGACTAGCTATTTTGGAGTAATACATGATAAACCAACTATTGGTGATAAATTAAAACATTTTGGAATACCTGATGTTAAGAAGGGAATCAGACTTCTATATGTTACATCATGGGTAGGAATGGCATTTTTTATTTTCACATCTAGAGTGGTAATGTATTTTATATAA